One part of the Truepera radiovictrix DSM 17093 genome encodes these proteins:
- the ftsH gene encoding ATP-dependent zinc metalloprotease FtsH encodes MKRPFNPWLFVILIVLGVVIFNQFSARPPGSEITYSTFTQLVEEGRVASVVLEENTIRGELREETQIDEAGQTRVISSFQTTALPVEDSELLPLLRANDVEVRGRAPSPWLGLIVGFLPVLLIIAFFWFIFMRAQGGSSQVMQFGQSKAKTYGRENKVKTTFEDVAGHEEAKQELKEVVDFLKNPQKYLRIGAEIPKGMLLVGPPGTGKTLLARAVAGEAGVPFLTVSASEFMEMFVGVGASRVRNLFEEARKASPAIIFIDELDSIGRRRGAGIGGGHDEREQTLNQILSEMDGFEKDTSVIIIAATNRPDILDPALLRPGRFDRQVTIGLPTLRERAQVLRVHVRNKPIADDVDIERLASATPMFSGADLENLTNEAALIAARSGKQVISWADFNEALDRIVLGLRRGSLVPTEEERKILAFHEAGHAVAFASQPDLGQIRKVTIMPRGGAGGFMAPLAKEEMFFSRERFQQQLIVAFGGRVAEKKLTGTISSGASNDLKQATDIAKQMVFDLGMGGPEYVAWGSDQGPVFLGGEISRRKDFSEETARELEEEVTTILAEAYRTTETVIEENWTAVRGVAEALLQRETVEGTLVMKAFERAKEGASAEEITRMIVEESEAAERRMAAAAQRAAEADKQRRREAEGRSSGPAIDTRPAPEGPRS; translated from the coding sequence TTGAAACGACCGTTTAACCCTTGGCTGTTTGTCATCCTGATCGTCCTCGGGGTGGTGATCTTCAACCAGTTCAGCGCCCGGCCGCCGGGGAGCGAGATCACCTACTCGACGTTTACGCAGCTCGTCGAAGAGGGCCGCGTCGCCTCCGTGGTGCTCGAAGAGAACACCATCCGCGGCGAGCTGCGCGAAGAGACGCAGATCGACGAAGCGGGTCAGACACGGGTGATCAGCAGCTTTCAGACCACCGCGCTCCCCGTCGAAGACAGCGAGCTGCTGCCGCTTCTACGCGCGAACGACGTCGAGGTAAGGGGGCGCGCCCCGTCGCCGTGGCTCGGGCTCATCGTCGGCTTTTTGCCGGTGCTGCTCATTATCGCCTTTTTCTGGTTTATCTTTATGCGGGCGCAGGGTGGCTCGAGCCAAGTCATGCAGTTCGGCCAGTCCAAAGCGAAGACCTACGGCCGCGAAAACAAGGTCAAGACGACTTTCGAAGACGTCGCCGGCCACGAAGAGGCCAAACAAGAGCTCAAAGAGGTCGTCGACTTTCTCAAAAACCCGCAGAAGTACCTGCGCATCGGCGCGGAGATCCCCAAGGGGATGCTGCTCGTCGGCCCCCCGGGTACGGGGAAGACGCTCCTGGCTCGCGCGGTCGCCGGCGAGGCAGGGGTCCCCTTTTTAACGGTCTCAGCCAGCGAATTTATGGAGATGTTCGTCGGGGTCGGCGCGAGCCGCGTGCGCAACCTTTTTGAGGAGGCGCGCAAGGCGAGCCCCGCGATCATCTTTATCGACGAGCTCGACTCCATCGGGCGCCGCCGCGGCGCCGGTATCGGCGGCGGTCACGACGAGCGCGAGCAGACACTCAACCAGATCCTCTCGGAGATGGACGGGTTTGAAAAGGACACCTCGGTGATCATCATCGCCGCGACCAACCGTCCGGACATCCTCGACCCCGCGCTCTTGCGCCCGGGCCGCTTCGACCGCCAGGTCACCATCGGGCTGCCGACGCTGCGCGAGCGCGCGCAGGTGCTGCGCGTGCACGTGCGCAACAAACCCATCGCTGACGACGTCGACATCGAACGCTTGGCGAGCGCGACCCCGATGTTCTCGGGGGCCGACCTCGAAAACCTGACCAACGAGGCGGCGCTCATCGCCGCGCGGAGCGGCAAACAGGTGATCTCTTGGGCGGATTTCAACGAGGCGCTCGACCGCATCGTGCTCGGCCTCCGGCGCGGCTCGCTCGTCCCGACAGAGGAGGAGCGCAAGATCTTGGCCTTTCACGAGGCGGGGCACGCGGTCGCCTTTGCCTCGCAGCCCGACCTCGGTCAGATCCGCAAGGTCACCATCATGCCGCGCGGCGGCGCGGGCGGCTTTATGGCGCCTTTGGCCAAAGAGGAGATGTTCTTCTCGCGCGAACGCTTTCAGCAGCAGCTGATCGTCGCCTTCGGCGGCCGCGTCGCGGAGAAAAAGCTCACCGGCACGATCTCCTCGGGCGCCTCGAACGACCTCAAACAGGCCACCGACATCGCCAAACAGATGGTCTTCGACCTCGGTATGGGTGGGCCCGAGTACGTCGCTTGGGGCTCCGATCAGGGGCCGGTCTTCTTGGGGGGTGAGATCAGCCGCCGCAAGGACTTCTCCGAGGAGACCGCGCGCGAGCTCGAGGAGGAGGTCACCACCATCCTGGCCGAGGCCTACCGCACGACCGAGACCGTCATCGAGGAGAACTGGACCGCCGTACGGGGGGTTGCGGAGGCGCTGCTGCAGCGCGAGACGGTCGAGGGTACCCTGGTGATGAAGGCCTTTGAACGCGCCAAAGAGGGTGCGAGTGCCGAGGAGATCACCCGCATGATCGTCGAGGAGTCCGAAGCCGCCGAGCGCCGCATGGCCGCCGCCGCGCAGCGCGCCGCCGAAGCCGACAAGCAGCGCCGCCGCGAAGCCGAGGGGCGCTCTAGCGGCCCCGCCATCGACACGCGGCCGGCGCCCGAAGGCCCGCGCAGCTAA
- a CDS encoding Stk1 family PASTA domain-containing Ser/Thr kinase translates to MLDGKYEITAEREITPHSTLFGGTAPDGTAVQIVWYDLRTPDDERAFERYRAALRALKRQGLAAVYDLVARPGAYYVAWFAPPGTARLTAAELDPATRDALTAALPPHGSLTEADVRLDAAGKVQLYGLPFVLPSATLPPRSAPLAEARAATPKPAALARARPDRWELRPALLGITLALAGCWLLLVSFYRTVQTGTVTVPELRGAEVNRAAEVLHTLGLAVAAVPVAPRDASLEEAAAGTVLELTPAAGTLLRPGRTVNLRYAPPGHPSPQMVPELRGQSLAEAERTLAAHGLSVGEVARVHADASTGTVLAPAPGVGAPAPLSGSVALLVSDGPKGEVTFLPDLTGLPLADALTLAQLAGLAPPLVERVHGSGRAPDTVLAQSLPPRVPFPRDGTRLRLTVAGASESRAPSVGGTPDFTGLPLAEAQRSARALGARAEVAAQVSTLELPEGVVMQDPPPGSPLTERVALTLNVHPQPLPLPTPQARVHRGEVRRARYRWVLEPGIPAQRALVTAQTLAGERTVVLRDRLVSGGDELTGIWLTTAPGPITFTLTLNGLPYGEPITVNP, encoded by the coding sequence GTGCTTGACGGCAAATACGAGATCACCGCCGAACGCGAGATCACCCCCCACAGCACCCTCTTCGGCGGCACGGCCCCCGACGGTACGGCGGTGCAGATCGTCTGGTACGACCTGCGCACCCCCGACGACGAACGCGCCTTCGAGCGCTACCGCGCCGCCTTGCGGGCGCTTAAACGCCAGGGTCTGGCGGCGGTGTACGACCTCGTAGCGCGCCCCGGCGCTTACTACGTCGCGTGGTTCGCCCCACCGGGGACGGCCCGGCTGACGGCAGCCGAGCTCGACCCCGCGACCCGCGACGCCCTCACGGCGGCGCTGCCGCCGCACGGCAGCCTCACCGAGGCCGACGTGCGTCTGGACGCTGCAGGCAAGGTCCAGCTCTACGGTTTGCCCTTCGTGCTGCCATCGGCCACACTGCCCCCACGCAGCGCCCCGCTCGCGGAGGCGCGCGCCGCGACGCCCAAACCCGCGGCGCTCGCGCGTGCTCGTCCCGACCGCTGGGAGCTGCGCCCCGCGCTGCTCGGCATCACGCTCGCCCTCGCCGGTTGCTGGCTGCTCCTCGTGAGCTTTTACCGAACCGTCCAAACGGGCACCGTCACCGTCCCCGAGCTGCGCGGCGCGGAGGTCAACCGCGCCGCGGAGGTGCTCCACACCCTCGGCTTGGCCGTTGCCGCCGTACCCGTCGCACCCCGCGACGCGTCCCTCGAGGAGGCCGCTGCGGGCACCGTGCTCGAGCTCACCCCCGCAGCCGGCACCCTCCTGCGTCCTGGGCGCACCGTCAACCTCCGATACGCACCGCCCGGGCACCCGTCCCCCCAGATGGTCCCCGAGCTGCGCGGTCAGTCGCTCGCCGAAGCCGAACGGACGCTCGCCGCGCACGGGCTCAGCGTCGGCGAGGTCGCGCGCGTTCACGCCGACGCCTCCACGGGGACCGTTCTAGCTCCCGCCCCAGGGGTGGGCGCGCCCGCCCCGCTCAGCGGCAGCGTCGCGCTGCTCGTCAGCGACGGTCCCAAGGGGGAGGTGACCTTTTTGCCCGACCTGACGGGGTTACCGCTCGCCGACGCGCTGACGCTGGCGCAGCTCGCGGGGTTGGCACCGCCCCTCGTCGAACGGGTTCACGGCAGTGGGCGCGCACCGGATACGGTGTTGGCGCAGAGCCTCCCGCCACGCGTCCCCTTCCCCCGCGACGGCACCCGGTTGCGCCTGACGGTCGCGGGCGCGTCTGAGAGCAGGGCGCCTAGCGTCGGCGGCACGCCCGACTTTACCGGTCTGCCCCTCGCCGAGGCGCAGCGCAGCGCCCGAGCGCTAGGCGCCCGCGCCGAGGTCGCCGCTCAGGTCAGCACCCTCGAGCTGCCCGAAGGGGTGGTGATGCAAGACCCACCCCCCGGAAGTCCCCTCACCGAGCGCGTCGCGCTTACCCTCAACGTCCACCCCCAACCGCTCCCGCTGCCGACGCCACAGGCCCGCGTTCACCGCGGCGAGGTGCGGCGCGCGCGCTACCGCTGGGTGCTCGAGCCCGGGATCCCGGCGCAGCGCGCGCTCGTCACCGCGCAGACGCTCGCGGGCGAGCGCACCGTCGTGCTCCGTGACCGGCTCGTCTCGGGGGGCGACGAGCTGACGGGGATCTGGCTGACGACCGCCCCCGGCCCCATCACCTTTACGCTGACGCTAAACGGTCTGCCCTACGGGGAGCCCATCACCGTCAACCCGTAG
- a CDS encoding histidine triad nucleotide-binding protein: MSEKGVFQKIIDGEIPAERVYEDEEYLAFKDIAPKAPVHFLVISKKHSPRLDEMLDAEGPEAVGGLMAAAVRTARHNGLTDYRLVINVGPGAGQEVFHTHVHILAGREKPLPVS; encoded by the coding sequence ATGAGCGAAAAAGGCGTCTTTCAAAAGATCATCGACGGCGAGATCCCCGCCGAGCGCGTCTACGAAGACGAGGAGTACCTGGCTTTCAAAGACATCGCTCCCAAGGCGCCCGTGCACTTTTTGGTGATCTCCAAAAAGCACAGCCCCCGCTTGGACGAGATGCTCGACGCCGAGGGACCGGAAGCGGTAGGGGGGCTTATGGCGGCGGCGGTGCGCACCGCGCGTCACAACGGCCTCACCGACTACCGCTTGGTGATCAACGTCGGCCCTGGGGCGGGACAGGAGGTCTTTCACACGCACGTGCACATCCTGGCGGGGAGGGAGAAGCCGCTGCCCGTCTCGTGA
- a CDS encoding ATP phosphoribosyltransferase regulatory subunit, with the protein MKLSPPEGTRYALAQESAARGRAVGTLRALFSSWGYERVDVPVLERFDPAHPVAERSFKLTGPDGELLALRADFTFALAKLVRYNYPQGLPGPLRLQYAGGLWRTVVPDIARTREFTQVGLELLGVSGPRADAELIHLAREAVRAVGLTPRVEIGNPGFVRRLFELAELPEALQGPVANAIDRKDPTTLKALLEPLRLASDLERALLAVPDLYGDARVLGAARRLAPWPETRAACEHLEAVLEEFENRSELLLDLGMARRLAYYTGVMFRAYTFDFGQPLLGGGRYDGALLPLAAGFAVGLERLLSALPEVSGEAPPLVLSLDDEGARRLRARGFRVERALSAEVSELRSYAKARGIAYLLLPEGLEPLTPERPLYDELLALLEGVRG; encoded by the coding sequence GTGAAGCTCTCCCCCCCCGAAGGCACCCGTTACGCCCTAGCCCAGGAGAGCGCCGCGCGGGGGCGCGCCGTGGGGACGCTGCGCGCGCTCTTTTCGAGCTGGGGCTACGAGCGCGTCGACGTGCCCGTTTTGGAGCGCTTCGACCCCGCCCACCCGGTCGCCGAGCGCTCGTTTAAGCTCACCGGCCCCGACGGCGAGCTTTTGGCGCTGCGCGCCGACTTTACCTTCGCCCTCGCCAAACTCGTGCGCTACAACTACCCGCAGGGGCTTCCCGGGCCGCTGCGGCTCCAGTACGCCGGTGGGCTCTGGCGCACGGTGGTCCCCGACATCGCGCGCACCCGCGAGTTCACCCAAGTGGGGCTCGAGCTCCTCGGCGTCTCCGGGCCCCGCGCCGACGCCGAACTCATCCACCTCGCGCGCGAGGCGGTGCGCGCGGTCGGCTTGACCCCGCGCGTCGAGATCGGCAACCCCGGCTTCGTCCGGCGCCTTTTTGAGCTCGCCGAACTCCCCGAAGCGCTCCAGGGCCCCGTCGCCAACGCCATCGACCGCAAGGACCCCACAACCCTCAAAGCCCTTTTGGAACCGCTGCGGCTCGCGAGCGACCTCGAGCGGGCGCTCCTCGCCGTCCCCGACCTCTACGGCGACGCGCGGGTGCTTGGGGCGGCGCGGCGGCTCGCGCCGTGGCCGGAGACGCGGGCGGCGTGCGAGCACCTCGAGGCCGTGTTAGAGGAGTTTGAAAACCGCAGCGAGCTCCTTTTGGACCTCGGGATGGCGCGGCGGCTCGCCTACTACACGGGCGTGATGTTTCGCGCCTACACCTTCGACTTCGGCCAGCCGCTCCTCGGCGGGGGCCGCTACGACGGGGCGCTGCTGCCGCTCGCGGCGGGGTTCGCGGTCGGTCTGGAGCGGCTCCTTTCGGCGCTGCCGGAGGTCTCCGGCGAGGCGCCCCCGTTGGTCTTGAGCCTGGACGACGAGGGGGCGCGGCGGTTGCGGGCGCGGGGCTTCCGGGTCGAGCGGGCGCTGAGCGCAGAGGTCAGCGAGCTGCGCAGCTACGCCAAGGCGCGCGGTATCGCCTACTTGCTGCTCCCCGAAGGGCTCGAGCCCCTCACCCCCGAAAGGCCCCTTTACGACGAGCTCCTCGCCCTTTTGGAGGGTGTGCGTGGCTGA